CTGTGATCGACAAAGAGGCCGCGGAGACCGCGATGGGAAGGCTTCAGAAATTACAGGATGTTTACGATGCAGAGATGATACCCTATGAAGGTCAGTCAGCCTATGCTTTGATATCTACATCCAGCGGAAACGTCGGTCTGGTCGGAGGAGCGGCTCAGGTCGAGGAGATAATAGAGCGCAGCCGATCCGAAAAATATGTGATGGCCCTAAATGCGCTCTGAACTACGCCCGGGAGGGACTGATATGGAAAAAGGGGAAAAGATATGGTTAGATGGTAAGCTGATCAACTGGGAGGACGCGAAGGTCCATGTGATGTCACACGCCATGAACTACGGTACGGGTGTGTTCGAAGGTATAAGGGTATACCAGACTCCGAAGGGGCCGGCGGTCTTCAGACTGAGGGAGCACGTTGTAAGGCTCTTCGACGGCTGCAAGGTCATGGGAATAGATCCCGTGTTCGGAGACAGGGCGTACACAGTCGAAGAGGTGATCGGCGCGATAAAAACGGCCATAAGAGCGAACAAGAAGGTCGATTACATCAAACCCTGCGTATTCCTGAACGGCGAAAGGGTCGGTCTTAATCCGATCGGCGTCCCGGCAAGCCTGGTCATATCGTGCATGTTCATGGGAGCGTATCTAGGGAGCGCGTCCGCCGAAGGTGCGAAAGTGATAACGTCATCCTGGCACAGGCCCGATAACCTGTGCGGGCCGGCCGGTGCGAAGGTCAACGGAACGTACGTAACGTCCTGTATGGCGAAAATGGAAGCGGTCCGCCAGGGCGCCACCGAAGCGATCATGCTCAACTCAACGGGGCATGTCGCCGAGTGCACGGGAGAGAACATCTTCATCTGCAAGAAGGGGAAGATATACACACCT
This genomic interval from Candidatus Methanoplasma cognatum contains the following:
- a CDS encoding acetolactate synthase, which produces MHVISLIVKNEFGVMQRVMGEFTRNKINVETIVVGKCEIPKRSRMVLSVIDKEAAETAMGRLQKLQDVYDAEMIPYEGQSAYALISTSSGNVGLVGGAAQVEEIIERSRSEKYVMALNAL
- a CDS encoding branched-chain amino acid transaminase; translated protein: MEKGEKIWLDGKLINWEDAKVHVMSHAMNYGTGVFEGIRVYQTPKGPAVFRLREHVVRLFDGCKVMGIDPVFGDRAYTVEEVIGAIKTAIRANKKVDYIKPCVFLNGERVGLNPIGVPASLVISCMFMGAYLGSASAEGAKVITSSWHRPDNLCGPAGAKVNGTYVTSCMAKMEAVRQGATEAIMLNSTGHVAECTGENIFICKKGKIYTPLVSECILDGITRNSVIEIARDMGYDVTETQLTRTQVVTADEVWMTGTAAEFSPVTIIDGRAVGSGKIGEISKKLQGKFLEIVTGKDPAYDRWLEYVD